Proteins found in one Hevea brasiliensis isolate MT/VB/25A 57/8 chromosome 18, ASM3005281v1, whole genome shotgun sequence genomic segment:
- the LOC110639408 gene encoding 60S ribosomal protein L37a isoform X2 yields MAKRTKKAGIVGKYGTRYGASLRKQIKKMEVSQHSKFFCEFCGKYAVKRKAVGIWGCKDCGKVKAGGAYTLNTASSVTVRSTIRRLREQTES; encoded by the exons Atg GCCAAGCGAACAAAGAAGGCTGGTATTGTTGGGAAGTATG GCACCCGGTATGGTGCTAGTCTGCGTAAGCAGATTAAGAAGATGGAGGTTAGTCAACACAGCAAATTTTTCTGTGAATTCTGTGGGAAG TATGCTGTGAAGAGGAAGGCTGTTGGAATTTGGGGCTGCAAGGACTGTGGTAAAGTTAAAGCTGGCGGTGCTTACACTTTGAA CACTGCCAGTTCTGTGACGGTGAGGAGCACAATTAGAAGGCTGAGGGAACAAACTGAGAGCTGA
- the LOC110639408 gene encoding 60S ribosomal protein L37a isoform X1 produces the protein MQAKRTKKAGIVGKYGTRYGASLRKQIKKMEVSQHSKFFCEFCGKYAVKRKAVGIWGCKDCGKVKAGGAYTLNTASSVTVRSTIRRLREQTES, from the exons ATGCAGGCCAAGCGAACAAAGAAGGCTGGTATTGTTGGGAAGTATG GCACCCGGTATGGTGCTAGTCTGCGTAAGCAGATTAAGAAGATGGAGGTTAGTCAACACAGCAAATTTTTCTGTGAATTCTGTGGGAAG TATGCTGTGAAGAGGAAGGCTGTTGGAATTTGGGGCTGCAAGGACTGTGGTAAAGTTAAAGCTGGCGGTGCTTACACTTTGAA CACTGCCAGTTCTGTGACGGTGAGGAGCACAATTAGAAGGCTGAGGGAACAAACTGAGAGCTGA